Below is a window of Streptomyces spongiicola DNA.
GGAACGCCGTGCCGACCCGCACCTCGGGCCGCTGCGACCGCACATGCCGCACCAGGGCGTGCACGGTCGCGGCATGGCGCGGGTCGCGGCTGCCGTGGGCGACGACGAGAAGGGCGGGGCGGGCGGGGCCGTACACGGGATCAGCTCAGCTCTTGACGAGGAGCCCGCGGCTGCGGAGCACCCGGCGCTCCAGCGGGCTGAAGACGAGCAGTTCGACGGCGACACCGACGACCAGGATGAGGAGGATCGCCAGGAACACGCCGGGCATGTCGATGTTGTTGCGGCCGTTCTCCAGCAGTTGGCCGAGGCCGAGGCCGAGGTCGGGGGAGGAGGCGATGATCTCGGCCGCCATCAGCGAGCGCCAGGAGAAGGCCCAGCCCTGCTTCAGACCGCCCAGATAGCCCGGCAGGGCGGCCGGCATGACGATGTGCCAGGTCCCCCTCAGGCCGGTGGCGCCGAGCGTCCGCCCGGCCCGCAGGAACAGCGGAGGCACCTGGGTCACCCCGGACACCAGCCCGTTGGCGATCGACGGCACCGCGCCGAGCAGGATGACCGCGTACATCATCGAGTCGTTCAGGCCGAGCCAGATGACGGCCGGCGGCACCCACGCCACCGACGGCAGCGACTGGAGGCCGGAGAGGACCGGGCCGATCGCGGCACGCACGAAGGCCACCCGCGCCACCAGCAGACCCAGCGGGGTGCCGATGGCCAGGGCCAGCAGGAAGCCGAACAGGCCGCGTGACACGCTGGTCCAGATGACGTCGAACAGGGTGCCCTGAAGCCACATGTCGGACAGGCCCGCCCACACCGCGGACGGGGCGGGCAGCTTGTCCTCGGTGGTGACCCGCGCCGAGACGAGGAACTGCCACCCCGCCAGGACGAGGGCGACCGCGACGACCGGCGGCACGGCCTTCTTCAGGAGGACCTCGCGCACCGGCGTGCGGCGGACCTCGACGGCGTCGAGGGCGTCCAGGCCGGCCTCGAGACCGGCGAGGTCGTCCGGCCCGGCGGGCGACCCGCCCGCCCCCGTGACTCCGGCGCGGGTTTCAGTGCTGGCCATGTCGGCGGATCTCCCCACGCAGTTGTTCGGTGATCTCGACGGACAGGTCCGCCACGGCGGCGTCCTCGATACGGCGCGGCTGCGGGATGTCCACGGCCCACTCGCGGGCCACCCGGCCGGGCCGCGACGACAGCAGTACCACCCGCTGGGCGAGCCGGACCGCCTCCCGGACGTTGTGCGTGACGAAGAGCACCGACACGTTCGTCTCGCGCCAGATCCGCGTCAGCTCGTCGTGCAGAACGTCCCGGGTGATGGCGTCGAGTGCCGCGAACGGCTCGTCCATCAGCAGCAGATCGCTGTCCTGCGCGAGGGCCCGGGCCATGGCGACCCGCTGGCGCATTCCGCCGGACAGCTCGTGGACGCGTTTGCCGTGGGCGCCGCCGAGCCGGACCAGCTCCAGCAGCCGCTGCGCCTCCTCGCGGCGCCCGGCCTTGGGGACACCGCGCAGCCGCAGCGCCAGTTCGACGTTCCTGCCCGCGGTCAGCCACGGGAAGAGGGCGTGCTCCTGGAACATCAGGGCGGGCCGTCCGCCGGGCGTCTCGATGGTGCCGCTGGTCGGTCGGTCCAGCCCCGCGACCAGGTTGAGCAGGGTGGACTTGCCGCATCCCGACGCCCCGAGGATGGTGACGAACTCGCCGGGGGCGACGTCCAGAGTGATGTCGTCGAGGACGAGCTGCGATCCGGCCGGACCGCGGAAGGACTTCGAGACGTGCTCGATCCTGGCGGCGTGCGACACCGCGGTGGTGTCCTCGGCGGCCTCGGCGTACGTGGTGGCCATGGTCGTCACCTCCTGGGAGTGTTACCGGGCGGAATGCGGGTGTCAGGGGCTGCCGAGGCCGGCGTCGGAGACCTGGGGTCTGCCCTCGGCCCTCAGCACCTTGTTCAGCGGCGTCAGGTCGTAGATGCCGCCCAGGTCGGGCTCGTCGACGAGCCCGGCCCGCACCGCCCACTCGGACTGCGTCCTGAGGGTGGCGGCGAGCGGATCGTCCATGACCCGGATGCCCGGCCAGGCCCGGTCGACGACCTCCGGGGGGAGTTCCCCGCCGGTCTCGGCCTTCAGGGCCGCGTTGGCGGCGGCCCCGGCCTTCTCCGGGTTGGCGTTGATCCAGGCGTTCGTCCTCACCGTGCCGCGGAGCACCGCCTCGACGACGTCCGGATGCTCCTTCAGGAACGACTGCGACACGACCACGTTGGTGATCACGAACTTCCCGCCGGGCCAGAGCGCGGACTCCTCCAGGAGGACCTTCGCGCCCTCGGAGACCAGCTTGGACGCGGTCGGCTCCGGCACCCAGGCGCCGTCGACCGAACCGGACCTGTAGGCGTCGGGGGTGATCCTGGCGTTCGCGCGGACCACCGAGACGTCGCCCCTGCCGCTCTCCGCGTCGACCTTCCAGCCCTTCTCCGCGATCCAGTTGAGGAACGCGACGTCCTGGGTGTTGCCCTTCTGGGGGGTGGCGATCCGCTTGCCCCTGACATCGTCCGGGGTCTTGATCCGGTCCGGGTCGACGACGAACTTCACACCGCCGGAGGCGGAGCCGGAGATGATCCGCAGATTCCGGCCCTGCGACTTCACGTACCCGTTCACCGCGGGCGACGGGCCGATGAAACCGATGTCCAGCGAACCGCCGTTGAGGGCCTCGATCACGGACGGGCCGGCGTTGAGGACCTGCGGCTTGATCGCGGTGCCGCCGAGTTCCCTCTGGATCAGGCCTTGCCGGACGCCGACGAGCGCGGTGGCGTGGGTCAGGTTCGGGAGGTAGCCGATGCGGACGGTGT
It encodes the following:
- a CDS encoding ABC transporter permease translates to MASTETRAGVTGAGGSPAGPDDLAGLEAGLDALDAVEVRRTPVREVLLKKAVPPVVAVALVLAGWQFLVSARVTTEDKLPAPSAVWAGLSDMWLQGTLFDVIWTSVSRGLFGFLLALAIGTPLGLLVARVAFVRAAIGPVLSGLQSLPSVAWVPPAVIWLGLNDSMMYAVILLGAVPSIANGLVSGVTQVPPLFLRAGRTLGATGLRGTWHIVMPAALPGYLGGLKQGWAFSWRSLMAAEIIASSPDLGLGLGQLLENGRNNIDMPGVFLAILLILVVGVAVELLVFSPLERRVLRSRGLLVKS
- a CDS encoding ABC transporter ATP-binding protein; the encoded protein is MATTYAEAAEDTTAVSHAARIEHVSKSFRGPAGSQLVLDDITLDVAPGEFVTILGASGCGKSTLLNLVAGLDRPTSGTIETPGGRPALMFQEHALFPWLTAGRNVELALRLRGVPKAGRREEAQRLLELVRLGGAHGKRVHELSGGMRQRVAMARALAQDSDLLLMDEPFAALDAITRDVLHDELTRIWRETNVSVLFVTHNVREAVRLAQRVVLLSSRPGRVAREWAVDIPQPRRIEDAAVADLSVEITEQLRGEIRRHGQH
- a CDS encoding ABC transporter substrate-binding protein → MPASRTSLRRGLAAAAALPLLAVAATACGYGSQAKDDRTSGVAAVGRKLSADTVRIGYLPNLTHATALVGVRQGLIQRELGGTAIKPQVLNAGPSVIEALNGGSLDIGFIGPSPAVNGYVKSQGRNLRIISGSASGGVKFVVDPDRIKTPDDVRGKRIATPQKGNTQDVAFLNWIAEKGWKVDAESGRGDVSVVRANARITPDAYRSGSVDGAWVPEPTASKLVSEGAKVLLEESALWPGGKFVITNVVVSQSFLKEHPDVVEAVLRGTVRTNAWINANPEKAGAAANAALKAETGGELPPEVVDRAWPGIRVMDDPLAATLRTQSEWAVRAGLVDEPDLGGIYDLTPLNKVLRAEGRPQVSDAGLGSP